In Rhodobacteraceae bacterium LMO-JJ12, a single window of DNA contains:
- a CDS encoding MarC family protein: MIDMAFLITAFVALFVVIDPIGLTPLFVTLTQGMTAKTRRAIALRSCLVAFAILTAFAFFGEAVLGFVGISMPAFRIAGGALLFLTALDMLFERRAPRREGQAEEEDRPDPSVFPLALPLISGPGSIATVILLSSQHPEWLGLAAVIGVAFAVIAVVFLFFLVSGVLERLLGKTGINIATRLLGMLLAALAVQFILDGLSAFGFAG; encoded by the coding sequence GTGATCGACATGGCCTTCCTCATAACCGCTTTTGTGGCGCTTTTCGTGGTGATCGACCCGATCGGGCTTACGCCGCTTTTTGTCACACTTACCCAAGGTATGACCGCCAAGACCCGCCGCGCCATCGCGCTTCGCTCCTGTCTGGTCGCCTTTGCCATCCTGACCGCTTTTGCATTCTTTGGCGAGGCGGTGCTGGGCTTTGTCGGTATCTCCATGCCCGCCTTTCGCATCGCGGGCGGCGCGCTTCTTTTTCTCACCGCGCTTGATATGCTGTTTGAACGCCGCGCGCCGCGCCGCGAAGGTCAGGCCGAGGAAGAGGACCGCCCCGACCCGTCGGTTTTCCCGCTTGCCCTGCCGTTGATTTCGGGCCCCGGCTCTATCGCGACGGTCATCCTGCTGTCCAGTCAACACCCCGAGTGGCTCGGGCTGGCAGCCGTAATCGGCGTCGCCTTCGCGGTGATCGCGGTGGTGTTTCTCTTCTTCCTGGTTTCGGGTGTGCTTGAGCGGCTCCTGGGCAAAACCGGCATCAATATCGCCACGCGGCTTCTGGGCATGTTGCTGGCCGCGCTTGCTGTGCAATTCATCCTGGATGGGCTTTCCGCCTTCGGATTTGCGGGTTAG
- a CDS encoding TIGR02281 family clan AA aspartic protease, whose product MEKDYASLTYLVILVTAILGLYFAQNRGSLGKLAQQALAWGLIFAAALAVVALWDDIQGALMPKQSVIAAEGRIALPRAPDGHYYVTADVNGVPVRFTVDTGASEIVLSQSDAEAAGIDTAALAYVGRAYTANGEVRTAPVRLDSFAIGPINDIGLRAFVNQGDMAGSLLGMSYLQRYSKIEITDGALTLTR is encoded by the coding sequence ATGGAAAAAGATTACGCCAGCCTGACCTATCTCGTTATTCTGGTCACGGCCATCCTCGGATTATATTTCGCCCAGAACCGCGGTTCGCTGGGCAAACTTGCACAGCAGGCGCTGGCGTGGGGGCTGATCTTTGCCGCCGCATTGGCCGTTGTTGCGCTTTGGGACGATATTCAGGGCGCGCTCATGCCCAAGCAATCGGTGATCGCTGCCGAGGGCCGGATCGCCCTGCCGCGCGCACCCGACGGGCATTACTATGTCACCGCAGACGTCAACGGCGTGCCGGTCCGCTTTACCGTCGACACCGGCGCCAGCGAGATCGTGCTCAGCCAGTCCGACGCCGAAGCGGCGGGCATCGACACGGCGGCGCTCGCCTATGTCGGGCGCGCCTATACCGCCAATGGTGAGGTGCGCACCGCCCCAGTGAGGCTTGATAGCTTCGCTATCGGCCCGATCAACGACATCGGTTTGCGTGCCTTCGTCAATCAGGGCGACATGGCTGGGTCGTTGCTTGGCATGAGCTATCTGCAACGCTACTCAAAGATCGAAATCACCGACGGCGCGTTGACCCTCACCCGCTAG
- a CDS encoding helix-turn-helix domain-containing protein — protein sequence MESLLTDRLATLSHPQRMAVFRLLMRRCPDELPAGEIAQALKLKASTASVYLSALTHADMISQRRDGTRLLYRVNLVAAREMLADLFFDCCRGRADLCPPPYSELPGTTPVVIGKKFNVLFVCSRNSARSIFAETILRDIAGDRFTAYSAGTAHRSELNPFAVEMLVSNGHDVTPLRSKNVSEFRRADAPRMDFVFTVCDHAANEDCPTWPGQPVSGHWGIADPARVEGSDAEKSLVFQETYETLCNRVMAFASLPFEALDRAALQQCVDDIGKEIAIQDHCS from the coding sequence ATGGAATCACTACTTACAGATCGCCTCGCAACGCTTAGTCATCCGCAACGAATGGCGGTCTTTCGTCTGTTGATGCGGCGCTGTCCGGATGAGCTTCCGGCGGGTGAAATAGCCCAAGCGCTGAAGCTCAAGGCCAGCACGGCCTCCGTCTATCTATCTGCCCTGACCCACGCCGACATGATCTCGCAACGGCGCGACGGGACGCGGTTGCTCTATCGCGTTAATCTTGTTGCTGCGCGTGAGATGCTTGCTGATCTGTTCTTTGATTGCTGTCGTGGTCGCGCAGATCTGTGCCCGCCCCCGTATTCGGAACTTCCAGGAACTACGCCCGTCGTGATCGGCAAGAAGTTCAACGTTCTGTTCGTATGCTCGCGAAACTCGGCCCGCTCGATCTTTGCGGAGACCATTCTTCGCGACATCGCAGGTGACAGGTTTACCGCCTATTCGGCCGGCACGGCCCACCGCTCGGAACTGAACCCGTTTGCTGTCGAAATGCTTGTATCCAACGGCCACGACGTGACGCCTTTGCGCTCAAAAAACGTATCTGAGTTCCGGCGTGCCGACGCGCCACGCATGGATTTCGTGTTTACGGTTTGCGACCATGCGGCCAATGAGGATTGCCCCACATGGCCGGGCCAACCGGTTTCTGGCCATTGGGGAATTGCAGACCCGGCCAGGGTTGAAGGAAGTGACGCAGAGAAAAGCCTCGTGTTTCAAGAGACTTACGAGACGCTCTGCAACCGGGTAATGGCATTCGCCTCATTGCCCTTCGAGGCGCTTGACCGCGCGGCACTGCAACAATGCGTCGATGATATCGGCAAGGAAATCGCAATACAGGATCACTGCTCATGA
- a CDS encoding ArsJ-associated glyceraldehyde-3-phosphate dehydrogenase, which translates to MTTYALNGLGRMGKLALRPLLERGAKIAFINDAVGDPAMHAHLLEFDSVHGRWPAEFSADESAITIDGARIPVTRTRSLEDLPLDGVDVMIDCTGAFKTEAKLAPYFAAGVKKVVVSAPVKDGPTANIVYGVNDDIYDPDTHHIVTAASCTTNCLAPVVKVLLEGIGIKHGSMTTIHDVTNTQTIIDRPAKDMRRARSALTNLIPTTTGSATAITLIYPELAGKLNGHAVRVPLLNASITDCVFEMNRETSVEEVNDLFKAAAEGSLKGILGYETRPLVSSDYTNDPRSCIIDAPSTMVVNGTQLKVYAWYDNEYGYAQRLVDVALMVGARL; encoded by the coding sequence ATGACCACCTACGCTCTTAACGGCCTCGGCCGCATGGGGAAACTTGCCCTGCGCCCTCTTTTGGAACGCGGCGCAAAGATTGCCTTCATCAACGACGCCGTTGGCGACCCTGCGATGCATGCGCATCTGTTGGAATTTGATTCCGTTCATGGCCGTTGGCCAGCGGAGTTTTCGGCAGACGAAAGCGCGATTACGATAGATGGCGCACGGATTCCCGTCACCCGCACCCGCTCGCTTGAAGACCTGCCGCTTGATGGCGTCGATGTGATGATCGATTGCACCGGAGCCTTCAAAACCGAAGCCAAACTGGCCCCTTACTTCGCAGCGGGCGTAAAAAAGGTTGTCGTGTCCGCACCGGTAAAGGATGGCCCGACCGCCAATATCGTCTATGGCGTGAACGACGACATTTACGATCCGGACACGCATCATATCGTGACCGCGGCAAGTTGCACGACGAACTGTCTTGCGCCTGTTGTCAAAGTGCTGCTTGAGGGGATCGGGATCAAACACGGGTCGATGACGACGATTCACGATGTGACCAATACCCAGACAATCATAGATCGCCCCGCCAAGGATATGCGCCGCGCGCGCTCGGCTCTGACCAACCTGATCCCCACTACAACAGGCTCGGCAACCGCGATTACTCTGATCTATCCTGAACTTGCAGGCAAACTGAACGGTCATGCGGTGCGCGTGCCGCTGTTGAACGCATCAATCACGGATTGCGTGTTTGAAATGAACCGCGAAACCTCTGTTGAAGAGGTCAACGACCTGTTCAAGGCGGCTGCCGAAGGCTCTTTGAAAGGTATTCTCGGGTATGAAACGCGCCCTCTGGTCTCGTCTGATTATACCAACGATCCGCGCAGCTGTATCATTGATGCCCCCTCGACCATGGTGGTGAATGGCACTCAGCTCAAGGTTTACGCTTGGTATGACAACGAATATGGCTATGCGCAGCGGCTGGTCGATGTGGCCCTTATGGTGGGCGCACGGCTGTGA
- the arsJ gene encoding organoarsenical effux MFS transporter ArsJ produces the protein MTRPTGFAAYITVTAAYWAFMLTDGALRMLVLLHFHTLGFSPVQLAYLFVLYEIAGVATNLSAGWIAARFGLTRTLYAGLTLQVIALLALARLDPNWSIAASVIYVMLVQGLSGVAKDLAKMSSKSAVKILAPTKDGGLFRWVAVLTGSKNAVKGGGFLLGAALLAVFGFVPSVLTMALILFVILVGVMIGMPSGLPVGRKDVKFAEVFSNNRNINWLSAARLFLFGARDVWFVVGIPIYFYAVLSDGSEEGNRAAFFMIGTFMAVWTILYGVVQGWAPRILKATSRTEAEILTQARYWVGLLIFVPALLGGVVWLSPEPSNALTASLIAGLLVFGAIFAVNSSLHSFLILSFTDAKRVTMDVGFYYMSNAAGRLVGTILSGVTYQLGGVPLCLGTAALMITLSWIGTSQLTPKTNKAAMT, from the coding sequence GTGACACGTCCCACGGGGTTTGCCGCCTATATCACCGTCACGGCGGCCTATTGGGCATTCATGCTGACCGATGGCGCCTTGCGCATGCTGGTGCTGTTGCATTTCCACACGCTGGGCTTTTCGCCGGTGCAGCTGGCCTATCTGTTTGTGCTTTATGAAATTGCAGGTGTCGCAACCAACCTTTCAGCAGGCTGGATCGCGGCGCGTTTCGGGCTGACCAGAACGCTTTATGCGGGGTTGACGTTGCAGGTCATTGCCCTCTTGGCCCTTGCGCGGCTTGATCCGAACTGGAGCATCGCCGCTTCTGTCATCTATGTCATGCTTGTGCAGGGCTTGTCCGGCGTGGCCAAGGACCTGGCCAAGATGAGCTCGAAAAGCGCGGTCAAGATCCTCGCTCCGACCAAAGACGGCGGGTTGTTTCGATGGGTCGCCGTTCTCACGGGCTCAAAGAATGCCGTCAAGGGGGGCGGCTTTCTGTTGGGTGCAGCACTTCTGGCGGTTTTCGGGTTTGTTCCGTCTGTACTGACAATGGCCTTGATCCTGTTTGTCATCCTTGTCGGCGTCATGATCGGCATGCCATCGGGCCTTCCGGTGGGGCGCAAAGACGTAAAGTTCGCCGAAGTGTTCTCCAACAACCGCAACATCAACTGGCTCAGTGCCGCCCGGCTGTTCCTGTTCGGGGCGCGCGACGTGTGGTTCGTTGTCGGCATCCCGATCTATTTCTACGCAGTATTGTCGGACGGAAGCGAGGAAGGAAACCGCGCGGCGTTCTTCATGATAGGGACATTCATGGCCGTCTGGACGATCCTTTACGGAGTGGTTCAGGGCTGGGCGCCGCGGATCCTCAAAGCCACCTCGCGTACAGAAGCAGAGATACTGACGCAGGCAAGATACTGGGTTGGCCTGCTCATATTCGTGCCTGCCCTGCTTGGCGGTGTTGTCTGGCTGTCGCCCGAACCATCCAATGCTCTGACTGCGTCACTCATTGCTGGTCTTTTGGTATTTGGCGCGATTTTTGCCGTCAACTCGTCCCTGCATTCCTTTCTGATCCTCAGCTTTACCGATGCAAAGCGGGTCACGATGGATGTCGGATTCTACTATATGTCCAATGCAGCCGGTCGCCTCGTCGGAACGATCCTGTCGGGCGTTACCTATCAGTTGGGCGGCGTGCCATTGTGCCTTGGCACTGCGGCCCTGATGATAACGCTGAGTTGGATTGGAACATCACAGCTCACCCCGAAAACAAACAAGGCCGCGATGACATAG